Proteins from a single region of Candidatus Zixiibacteriota bacterium:
- a CDS encoding GSU2204 family CXXCH-containing (seleno)protein, which produces MRRKFIVLLIILTGSMAVPALQAANDVSSRDQYSLWLGSHYTDFSDYAKKVGEYNLGNSELLPEFGFSQYSVREGTIFRLDANYFDDQNIFGRLETSTSDRFTGLFQYRSLTKQMGQDNLSNMEVREWLSTRPGGKIVTHEILDPNADYNTNRQELLGRISMLLSRSKNLRLMATHRSILERGTEQSTSSSHCFSCHITSQGVDVDRRTHQFETGVQGDFGKYTIGYQFGYRHFNSRVPNPYASYDPAINPVNGTSGPEFDSRLVFADTVAAYGAAPQTEKLSHKVRVKREIGKGHLAGTAGFTHVTNKRVDLSTDALTGSATYSVPLAAHTRMIARASAVRQRSDDPFIDLPTFRAGRPGPQVSFDYTRWSSLDRSDLKGSLEVIRKLNPRLTMSLLGGYDRRVRSNYPGAGMSYTTGRFTGQTKFRYRSADRVNMALTYRFEKTSDPFANLNGLFEERGRDVLRPLVPGFGFVFYFQREDLKYQNVSTLPTDYHEANLTVSWIPSANSTVALMLKGIYDKNSELDSLDVNHVSFQPNLNVTLSPNSEWAFAGGYNYLYDRAKEPVTVALFDG; this is translated from the coding sequence ATGCGACGAAAATTCATTGTTCTGCTGATCATCCTGACGGGGTCGATGGCGGTCCCGGCGCTTCAGGCGGCCAACGACGTATCCAGCCGCGATCAATACTCGCTCTGGCTCGGCTCGCATTACACCGATTTCAGCGATTACGCCAAAAAGGTCGGTGAATACAACCTCGGCAATTCCGAGTTACTACCGGAGTTCGGGTTCAGTCAATACTCGGTTCGGGAGGGAACGATCTTTCGACTGGACGCCAATTACTTCGATGACCAGAACATCTTTGGTCGACTGGAAACTTCCACTTCGGATCGCTTTACCGGCTTATTTCAGTATCGATCATTGACCAAGCAGATGGGCCAGGATAACCTGTCGAATATGGAAGTTCGCGAATGGCTCTCCACTCGCCCGGGAGGCAAGATTGTCACACACGAGATACTTGATCCCAATGCTGATTACAACACCAACCGACAGGAACTGCTGGGACGTATCAGCATGCTGCTCTCACGATCGAAAAATCTACGATTGATGGCCACTCACCGATCTATTCTCGAGCGCGGGACGGAACAGTCGACATCAAGCAGCCATTGCTTCAGCTGCCACATTACATCACAAGGCGTCGATGTTGACCGCCGGACCCATCAATTCGAAACCGGCGTACAGGGCGACTTTGGCAAGTACACAATTGGCTACCAGTTCGGGTACCGACATTTCAATTCCAGAGTGCCGAACCCGTACGCCAGTTATGACCCTGCTATCAACCCCGTCAACGGAACCTCGGGTCCGGAATTCGATTCGCGGCTTGTGTTTGCGGATACGGTCGCAGCCTATGGAGCAGCTCCACAGACGGAAAAACTGTCGCACAAAGTTCGGGTGAAAAGAGAGATCGGCAAGGGACACCTCGCGGGAACAGCCGGTTTCACGCATGTTACTAACAAGAGAGTAGATTTGTCAACCGATGCCCTTACCGGCTCGGCAACCTATTCGGTCCCCCTGGCGGCACACACTCGCATGATCGCGCGGGCTTCAGCCGTGCGCCAGAGGAGTGATGATCCGTTCATTGACCTGCCCACTTTTCGCGCTGGTCGACCCGGCCCCCAGGTCAGTTTCGATTACACCAGGTGGTCATCGCTGGACCGTTCAGACCTGAAGGGGTCCCTCGAAGTGATTCGTAAGCTGAATCCCCGTCTCACCATGTCTCTCCTGGGCGGATACGATCGAAGAGTGCGGTCCAATTACCCGGGTGCGGGAATGTCCTATACTACCGGCAGGTTCACCGGACAAACGAAATTCCGGTATCGTTCTGCCGACCGGGTGAATATGGCCCTCACATATCGTTTTGAAAAGACCTCCGACCCGTTCGCAAATCTCAACGGCCTGTTCGAGGAGAGAGGACGCGATGTCCTGCGCCCGCTGGTCCCGGGTTTCGGTTTCGTGTTCTACTTCCAACGCGAGGACCTCAAGTACCAGAATGTCTCCACTCTGCCCACCGATTATCACGAGGCAAACCTGACCGTGTCGTGGATACCATCGGCCAATTCGACGGTGGCATTGATGCTCAAGGGAATCTACGATAAGAACAGCGAACTGGACTCGCTCGATGTAAACCACGTGTCGTTCCAACCGAACTTGAATGTGACACTGTCGCCGAATTCAGAATGGGCCTTTGCGGGCGGGTACAATTATCTGTATGATCGAGCCAAGGAGCCGGTGACGGTGGCGCTGTTCGACGGCTGA
- a CDS encoding GSU2203 family decaheme c-type cytochrome — protein sequence MEFAITRVRKPHSSLIGALAILALVFPVMTSAPSAAGVCAECHAEVSESFHNMPHGLFLAESAAWKENPCEACHGQGSAHITSGDPNQIINPARIDQFGSRELCLSCHNGPQFDDWSVSHHSTADVSCASCHIVHQATKRSLRKETPELCYDCHSGVRAAATMPSHHPIAEGKLACEDCHGIHGGDGTLTQESTGRELCLTCHADKEGPFVYEHAPVNEDCQICHTPHGAVADNLLKQTEPALCLGCHSMHFHATAEGVDGPFTDPMARDRDGISTTDGFKRVMLTKCTQCHPMIHGSDLPSQAISTGGNALTR from the coding sequence ATGGAATTTGCGATAACACGAGTTCGGAAACCGCATTCGTCTCTGATCGGAGCGCTTGCGATCCTGGCTCTGGTGTTTCCGGTGATGACATCCGCACCGAGCGCGGCTGGCGTCTGCGCCGAATGTCACGCCGAAGTTAGTGAATCTTTTCACAACATGCCGCATGGACTATTCCTGGCGGAGTCCGCCGCCTGGAAAGAAAACCCTTGTGAGGCTTGTCACGGCCAAGGTTCGGCACATATCACCTCGGGCGACCCGAATCAGATCATCAATCCCGCGCGGATCGACCAATTCGGTTCGCGCGAGCTTTGTCTGAGTTGCCACAACGGCCCGCAGTTTGATGATTGGTCAGTCTCACACCATAGCACGGCTGATGTCTCGTGTGCCAGTTGCCACATCGTCCATCAGGCGACCAAGCGGTCGCTCCGAAAGGAGACACCGGAACTCTGTTACGACTGCCACAGCGGCGTCCGCGCAGCGGCTACCATGCCTTCACATCATCCAATCGCCGAAGGAAAACTGGCCTGCGAAGACTGCCACGGCATTCATGGTGGCGACGGCACTCTGACTCAGGAGTCGACCGGTCGCGAACTCTGCCTGACCTGTCATGCCGACAAGGAAGGTCCGTTCGTGTACGAGCACGCGCCGGTCAACGAAGATTGTCAGATTTGCCACACGCCGCACGGGGCGGTAGCCGACAACCTGCTCAAGCAGACTGAGCCTGCGCTGTGCCTCGGCTGTCACTCGATGCACTTCCACGCCACTGCAGAAGGAGTTGATGGTCCGTTCACGGATCCGATGGCTCGAGACCGGGACGGGATTTCGACAACTGATGGCTTCAAACGAGTGATGCTGACAAAGTGCACGCAGTGTCACCCGATGATACATGGTTCGGACCTTCCTTCACAAGCAATCTCAACCGGCGGCAACGCCTTGACTCGATAG